From Tachypleus tridentatus isolate NWPU-2018 chromosome 8, ASM421037v1, whole genome shotgun sequence, a single genomic window includes:
- the LOC143258714 gene encoding uncharacterized protein LOC143258714 isoform X1: MLSVSCIGARHICPLCKKSYSLSTNLKRHLRLHHDRQSKSQCPLCGRLFCRSDYIKSHLRTVHGVKVTATCPVCGQKLATSSSLNRHLATHYPSTSKYECNLCGKHVKRKDHYNLHMRQAHGSREQLYVCPKCDKVFTTGHYLNRHLFWAHSEDDSTKSNE; the protein is encoded by the exons atgCTTTCTGTTTCTTGTATAGGTGCACGACACATATGCCCACTTTGCAAGAAATCGTATTCATTATCAACAAACTTGAAACGACACCTTCGTTTGCATCATGATAGGCAATCCAAGAGTCAGTGTCCACTATGTGGAAGATTATTTTGTCGTTCTGACTATATCAAGTCCCATCTTCGTACTGTCCATG GTGTAAAGGTTACTGCCACTTGTCCAGTATGTGGTCAGAAATTGGCAACTTCATCATCTTTGAATAGGCATCTTGCAACTCACTACCCCAGCACAAGCAAGTATGAATGCAATCTCTGTGGGAAGCATGTAAAACGAAAGGATCACTATAATCTACATATGCGACAAGCTCATGGTTCACGGGAACAGCTCTATGTGTGTCCCAAGTGTGATAAGGTGTTTACAACTGGCCACTATCTGAATAGACATCTTTTTTGGGCACATTCTGAAGATGATAGTACAAAGTCTAATGAGTAA
- the LOC143258714 gene encoding zinc finger E-box-binding homeobox 2-like isoform X3 — translation MLSVSCIGARHICPLCKKSYSLSTNLKRHLRLHHDRQSKSVKVTATCPVCGQKLATSSSLNRHLATHYPSTSKYECNLCGKHVKRKDHYNLHMRQAHGSREQLYVCPKCDKVFTTGHYLNRHLFWAHSEDDSTKSNE, via the exons atgCTTTCTGTTTCTTGTATAGGTGCACGACACATATGCCCACTTTGCAAGAAATCGTATTCATTATCAACAAACTTGAAACGACACCTTCGTTTGCATCATGATAGGCAATCCAAGA GTGTAAAGGTTACTGCCACTTGTCCAGTATGTGGTCAGAAATTGGCAACTTCATCATCTTTGAATAGGCATCTTGCAACTCACTACCCCAGCACAAGCAAGTATGAATGCAATCTCTGTGGGAAGCATGTAAAACGAAAGGATCACTATAATCTACATATGCGACAAGCTCATGGTTCACGGGAACAGCTCTATGTGTGTCCCAAGTGTGATAAGGTGTTTACAACTGGCCACTATCTGAATAGACATCTTTTTTGGGCACATTCTGAAGATGATAGTACAAAGTCTAATGAGTAA